The window ttccaacGGGGACGctgaaaacacacttttccggattaagcttgatgtcgtatgtacggaggttgtcgaatgtgagacgcagatcgtctatcaatgactcgacgtgtctagttttgatgacgacgtcatccacatatgcttcaactgtcttgccgatctgtttcaacaggcatgtttgaatcatgcgttggtaggtggccccggcgtttttgagcccgaagggcatagtgttgacgCAGAATGggccatatggggtaatgaatgccatTGCGGCTTGgtcagactccttcattttgatttgatggtatccggaatatgcgtcgaggaaacacagtaggtcgtgtcctgcggtagcatcaataatctgatcgatgcgagggagggggaagggatccttagggcaggccttgttgagctctttgaaatcgacgcataggcgccaggatttatccttctttggcaccatcaccaggtttgctagccagtccggatgttttatttctctgatgaatccggcctcgattaacttggctagcttCTCCTCCatggcttgtcgtttgggttcagaAAAGCGCTGCAGTgcttgcttgaccggtttatatccctttagtatgttgaggctgtgttcggccaacctgtgtgggattcctggcatatcagaagtgtgccaggcgaatatgtcccagttctcgcacATGAACTCTTGTAGCGCGGCGTCAACCGTTGGGTCGAGCTCTGCCCCGATCGATGCTGTTTTCTTGGGATCCGTCGGGTGGACTtcaaatttgactatttcatctgctagtctaaaggaggtggatttgggtcgcttgtccaggattacgtcatccctatccacagtggagcgcaacgcggttagctcttcggccgcgagggcttcagatagtGCCTCGatggccagggatgcggttttgtttttggCGCGAAGTGGTATGTCTggatcactggcaagagtgatgataccattgggcccaggcatcttgagcttcatgtatccgttatgaggtatagcttggaagcgtgtaaatgcatctcgccccaatagggcatgatatccgctgttgaaaggggccattggaaggttatttcttcagaccgataattctctggcatgccgaataccacatcaagtgcGATTTTCCCACACACCGcacctcccgactgggaatgattcctcggaaggtcgtgctgctttgctcgatgcggctcctgtctattttcattttgttgagtgtatcctcgtagatgaggtttagtccgctaccgccgtccatgagcactttggtgaggcGAAAACCATCCAAAATTGGATTGAGGAGCAAGGCGGCCGGTGCCCGGACTGTCCGGAATTCTGGTTCATCACTaccattgaaagttatggccgtgtcattCCAAGGGCTTGTTGCCgtgacttggcagacttcggcgaggtcgcggagggcccttttgcgccgattgtttgaagcaaaagtctcgaagaccgtcaatatgCTGAGGTCGTCGTCTCCCGGGGGGTGTTGCTCTggggtatttttggtgaggatatcctcgctgcacttggccacttgccggagtatccaacatgctctaaggctgtgggttggtatggtatccggtgttgtgtgtattttgcatggcctatcgagccatccctctagaacggttccgcgccccgtaatgtgcttagatttctttactattggtttgggtgccccgcgagggtgcatcctttttacccGGACGAAGGGTTGAGTGGAAACCGGTGGTTCCCAGAGGGCTGCCtgttccaggcgctttccattgcgcagtacttctgtacgatggttgccaagtcagcgaagtgtaatacgcgacagcggttgatggcgttgaggattcctaagtccgtgcaattgttgcagaatgctgagatcgcgtcttcgtcatggcaatctttaatcttgtctttgacaaggaggaatctggcccaaaagtgatagACTGTTTCCTGAGACTACTGCCATATGTACATGAGATCgcgtatatctgggtgggtgggtggctttaaatccgaaccctgacccaatttagGACCGGAGTTTCAGAAATCTCCGAGCTTAATGGTTCGGGCTCCAGGATATCAACTGATTTTTCAGGCCCATCATCCGATTCTAAGTTCGGAGGACAGGGCGCGTCATTTCGCGGATAGGTATCCGGCTCTTCGAGCTCagaaatccgaacatagttcgtcctcaatatGGAGGAAGAGTTATTGTTTTGCTCCTccactaccgctatctgatgggtgatcggcggagatttgatttctctctggtcgggtttaagcccaatccgatcatagtctgtagcgacccccaaggcggcgatgtgatataggagttcgtttaaagacggCAACTCCAtcggatccatccgtttggagtattcggagtcaacacggaggtgattttcgatgacccgagaagtcatcgttggCTTGACGGCCGTACGGGTGGTCATGGTAAAactgcccagccggagggtttggcctgaggccagggctcctccggaggtgataccgtccttgataacaaggcaaGCCATCAACCCTGTCTTTGACGTCACAGCGGAgatctcaatgaaagcaccaatgtcggtgtcaaaaccggcggatctcgggtagggtgtcccgaattgtgcgtctaaggtcgatggtaacaggagacaggggacatgatgtttacccaggttcgggccctctctatggaggtaataccctacttccggcgtgattgatcttgatgaatatgagtattacaagagttgatctaccacgagatcgtaatggctaaaaccttagaagtctagcctgtatgattatgatcgtccctatggactaaacccttcggtttatatagacaccagaggggactagggttgtacaaagtcggttacagagaaagtaATCTTCATATccagacgccaagcttgccttccacgccaaggagagtcccatccggacacgggtgagagtcttcggtcttgtatcttcacagcccatcagtccggcccacgtccaataggccggacgtccgaggaccccttaatccaggactccctcagtgagCCATTGatattaaatggatcttcaagaggaagacggacactgatagtagtgttactatctacaaagctcgatttgtcgcaaaaggttttcgacaagttcaaggtgttgactacgatgagagtttctcactcgtatctatgcttaaagtctgtccaaatcatgttagcaattgccgcgttttatgaaatttggcaaatggatgtcaaaactgcattccttaatggatttcttaaaaaagagttgtatatgatgcaaccagaaggttttgtcaatccgaaaggtgctaacaaagtgtgtaagctccagtgatccatttatggactggtgcaagcatctcggagttggaatgtacgctttgatagtgtgatcaaagcatatggttttatacagaattttggagaagcctgtatttacaagaaagtgagtgggagctctatagcatttctaatattatatgtggatgacatattgttgattggaaataatacaaaatttctggatatgataaaaggatacttgaataagatttttttaatgaaagacctcagtgaagctacttacatattgggcgtcaagatctataaagatagatcaagactcttgataagactttcgatgagtacataccttgataagattttgaaggagtttaaaatggatcaatcaaagaaggagtttttgcctgagttgtaaggtgtgaagttgagtaaagactcaaaacccaaccacggcagaaaatagaaagagaatgaaaagtcattccgtATGCCTCATTCATAGATTCTATAAAGTATgtatgctatgtaccagacctattttgtacctcaccatgagtttggcaagagggtacaatagtgatccaggagtggatcactggacatcggtcaaaattatccttaggggAATAAAGACATGTTTCTCGGTTAtagaggtgacaaaaagttcgtcgtaaagggttacgtcgatgcaagctttgacactaatccagatgactctaagtctcaatctggatacatattgaaagtgggagcgattagctagacatagaaaatttgcaaaatacatacggctctgaatgtggcagacccgttgactaaactacTCTCACAAAGCAAAAaatgatcactctttgggtgttaatcacatagcgatgtgaactagattattgactctagtaaaccctttgggtattagtcacatggagatgtgaactaatcacataaagatgtgaactattggtgttaaatcacatgacgatgtgaactagattattgactctagtgcaagtgggagactaaaggaaatatgccctagaggcaataataaagttgttatttatatttccttatatcatgataaatattcattattcatgctagaattgtattaaccggaaacttagtacatgtgtgatacatagacaaaacagaatgtccctagtatgcctctacttgactagctcgttaatgaaacatggttaagtttcctaaccatagacatgtgttgtcatttgatgaacgggatcacatcattggaagaattatgtgatggacaacacccatccgttagcttagcatgttgatcgttcagttttactgctattgctttcttcatgacttatacatattcctttgactatgagattatgcaactcccgaataccgtaggaacaccttgtgtgctatcaaatgtcacaacgtaactgggtgattataaagatgctctacaagtgtctccgaaggtgtttcttgggttggcatagatcgagattaggatttgtcactccgagtatcggagaggtatctctgggccctctcggtaatgcacatcactataagccttgcaagcaatgtgactaatgagttagttgcgggatgatgtattacagaacgagtaaagagacttgccggtaatgagattgaactaggtatgatgataccgacgatcgaatctcgggcaagtaacataccgatgacaaagggaatgacgtatgttgttatgcagtttgaccgataaagatcttcgtagaatatgtaggagccaatatgagcatccaggttccgctattggttattgatcggagatgtgtctcggtcatgtctacatagttctcaagtGTGCGAATCCAAGCTCCAGGAGGCCCAACAAAggcctacgggttcgagaactatgtagacatgaccgagatacatCTCTGATCAATATCCTATAGCGGAACctgaatgctcatattggttcctacatattctacgaagatctttatcggtcaaaccgcaataacaacatacgttattccctttgtcatccgtatattacttgcccgagactcgatcgtcggtatcctcatacctagttcaatctcattaccggcaagtctctttactcgttccgtaatgcatcatcctacaactaactcactaatcacattgcttgcaagggttatagtgatgtgcattaccgagagggtctagagatacctctctgatactcggagtgacaaatcctaatgttgatctatgccaacccaacaaacaccttcggagacacctatagagcatctttataatcacccagttatgttgcgacgtttgatagcacacaaggtgttcctccggtattcgggagttgcataatctcatagtcagatgaatatgtataagtcatgaagaaagaaatagcaataaaactttaacgatcattatgctaagctaacggatgggtcttgtccatcacatcattctcctaatgatgtgatcccgttcatcaaatgacaacacatgtctatggtcaggaaactttaaccatgtttgattaatgagctagtctagtagaggcatactagggacactttgttttgtctatgtattcacacatgtatcaagtttccggttaatacaattctagcatgaataataaacatttatcatgatataaggaaatatgaataaaaactttattattgcctctagggcatatttccttcatttttcATGTCCATCTTAAAAAGAAGCGCCAGGGTTTTCTTACAGTAGAGTCATGCCGCGAGGTTGCGCACATACATGAAATTATCATGGATGCACCTTCTTTTAATGAATGCACTTTGAGCTTGTGAGACTAGGTCATTCATGTGAGGGGCATGGCTGTTGGACATCAATTTGTCAATTATCTTAGCAATGACATGGATAAAACTTATGGGGTGGAAGTCGGTGATATCCTCAGTACCGTCTTTCTTCGGAATAAGGGTGACATTCACGGAGTTCAACTAGTGGAAATGAGAGGCATGGAGGCTCACAAAGTGTGTAAGGTCATTTCCCTACTTTGTGTTTTGGATGATGATGACAACTCTCTGTTGGTCTAATGTTGTGTTAAGTGCTTCAAGTTCTCAGTGATTAGGCTTGTATCGATTAGTTATTCTCTTTGGAAGGAAAAGATCGAAGACGGTGTTTGTCTACGTGTTTATCTCTTTGGTCGTAGGAAacccgtactattaagagggaatcCACATCCGAAGGACTTGGGTGAATCATTGGACATACACATATTCCTCACCCCCTTTGCCTTCCGTTTCTTGCTTGAGAGAGAGCTCCCTTTCTTTTCAACTGTTGCTGTGAACTCtcagcggttgtaccgctggccCTTGGTACCGGCCCAACCACCACCTCAAGGGTGATACCCTGGGGTTGAACATCCCAGTACATGACCAAGTAGTTGTACCGCTGCCCCCGGGCGGTGGTACCGCCACCATGCTTAAAATTATCTATGGTGTTCATTGGCGGTTATACCGTCCGGGTACCGCTCAACAACAGGACATGGTTCTGTTTTGATGCGGTACTCGGGTGGTGGTGGCCCGATTGTTTCGGTTGTGCTCCGTGCACCGGTACCACCTGTGCCCTAAGCGGTTCTACTACTTAGGACTTAGCCACCCAGGGTACCAGGGCCAGGAGGTTGCACCGGCGCACTACCGCTCGATCACTGCTACAGGGGTGACTCCCTTCTGTATCAAAGCGGTGGTTGAGCGGTGGCAGAGCGGCTGTTCCGGTTGTTCTTCACAACCGGTACTACCGCTTGTTTGTCCGGTTGTACTGCCTGTCAGGTTTTCTGCAGTGTAACCGTGAATCCCGGTTGTACCGGGGTAatgagcggttgtaccgctgcagTGCAATAACTGCGGCAACAATTGGAATTTACGGTTTGCTATATAAAGGAGGTTCTTCCACCTACCTCCTTTACCTCTTGCCTCTCTCTCTTCACCATTAATGCCCTTCAAGCTTTCTTGCCCAATCTGTCTCTCTGGCcactcaaacttgttgatttgctagggattgaaggaggagacctacatctacacttccaccaaaggatatttgattcccccatactttcttgtgtggattttgtactcttgggtgtttgagcaccctagacggttgaggtcacctcggagccacattccattgtggtgaagctccgtggtttcgttgggagcctccaattcggttgtggagagagccccaaccttgtttgtaaaggttcggtcgccgccttcaagggtaccaatagtggaatcacggcatctcacattgtgtgagggcgtgaggagaatacggtggccctagtggcttcttggggagcactGTGCCtacacaccgctccaacggagacgtacttcctctcaaagggaaggaactttggtaacacaccctcgtctccaccggctccacttttggttatctctgacctttacttgtgcaagatTTCATTATGATTGTATTCCTTGCTTGCTTTtatgcttgttgttgttgcatcatataggttgctcacctagttgcatttctagacaacctactttgacgcaaagtttaatttggtaaagaaaaacTAGAAATTGTTAGtggcctattcacccccctctagtcaactatatcgatcctttcaattggtatcagtgcctcgcctctttattaaggactttgccatccgaagagtatggttgacactgTAGACTGTGAGGAGGAGCACCCCGGTGTGATTCCGTCCTCGTCTACGACCGATGGGTGATcctcggtctctcgtgaggaattcaatgcggctttggacacattgaaaacctccatgatgaCCGAGGTTGAAGGCATGTTCAACAAGTTCTTAGAAGGCCTTAAATTATCCACCACACcaatgaaagtgggtgatcccgctaacaaggtgacggatgctaactccgacaagggggaagctaccagtgacaaagttcctttatctagtggtagaattggaaatggcatctttgcccatgttgagcctccacttacttatggaggaccagttccctccactcatttgaatcatgttggtcctcctcctaagtttgtgaaaaatgaggattttacttcttgggtctatcgctttaaacgtcatttaaatcatagtaatactaatctttggagaatcattgagcaaggtttctacccgcatgacccaagcaacttcacccctagagaagctgcggataatcaattcaacgagtccgctctcttcatcatccaagatgcaatccCATCCGAAGATATTGCTCATCTCGGACCTttcaccgtggccaaggaagCAGGGTGACATGTTGTTTCCAtttacaagggaagcgcaagcattcaacgctccaactatgaagtggtgcaagatgaagccgatgagtttgcaatgaatgaatatgaagaacctcgtgagctttactggagattaaccactctcgcggtctcactctGAGATCATGGAATCAAGGATACAGATGataattggatcaagcgcaagtttctcaaggccatgatgccctaccataaggccatgtcctccgtcatccgtcaaaggccggacttccacaccttgtcctcaagtgaagttgAAAGGATTGATATAGTTGActagggggggtgaataggcaactaaaattttttagattttctttaccaatttaaaatttgcatcaaagtaggttgtctagatatgcaactaggtgaggaacctatatgatgcaacaagaacaagcacacaagcaagcaagggatacaacacaaaataagcttgcacaagtaaaggtccgagataaccaagagtggagccggtgaagacgaggatgtgttatcgaagttccttccctttaaggggaagtacgtctccgttggagaggtgtggaggcacaatgctccccaagaagccactagggccaccgtattctcctcacgccctcacacaatgcgagatgccgtgattccactattggtgcccttgaagacggcaaccggacctttacaaacaaggttggggctctctccacaacttaattggaggctcccaacgaaaccccggagcttcaccacaatggaatgtggttCCAAAGTGACCTCTTtcatctagggcgcccaagcatccaagagtaacaaaatccacacaagaaagtatgggggaatcaaatatcctttggtgcaagtgtagatctaggtatcctccttcaatccctagcaaatcaacaTGTTTGagtggctagggagagagatcgggcaagaaAGCTTCAATGGCAttaatggaggagagagagagaggcaagaggTAGGTGGGAGGTAGGAGAAGCACCTCCTTAAATTGGGCCCCCTCAGATCCAACCGTTATGCGCAGAAATGCATCGGAGTGGTACTTCCGCAATAGACACTGGTACAACCGGTGAATGCGGGAAACCCCTGCTAGGGCACCAGGGCGGTACTTCCGGTGGCGCACCCGGTAGTACCAGTCTATCAGAATAAACTGGAACTACCGCTCCACCACCGCTCGACTACCGCATCACATCCACAAAGTATACACCTCAGGCCGGTGGTTAGAGCGGTGGTTGGGCCGGAGCTACCGCTGGGCCAGCAGTCCCTAGGTGGTGGAGTTCGAGGCGGTACTACTGCCCTGAACACCGGTAGTACTGGTTTGTCAAGACAAACCAGAACTTCTGTTCCACCACCGGTCTACCACCGTACCCGGTACAGAAAGGAGTCACCCTTGAGCGGTACTTGGAGCGGTGGTAAGACCGGAACTACCGTCCAGCGGTACAGCCGCTCaatggagcggtactaccgccatgGGCAGAACTGCACAGGACAGAGGACTTTGGGGAACCTCTCTCTCCTCGAACggagggtatatggtgggtgcaGAGAAAGTGTACGTGAAGTGATTCACCCAATACCTTCCGATGTGgattccctcttaatagtacgaaTATCCTACGAGCAAAGGAATAAAAACGTCAGAAACTCCGTCTTTGATCTTTTCCGCATAGAGGGAAGGCCTAACCGTCTTGTGCCACACCATGTGTGCCTGAGAAAACTATGGCGCACGATTAGTCCACACGTGTGTTGTCATCATCACCAAAACTCTAAGGCAGAagatgcccttacaatctccccctttttggtggatgatGAAAACCACACGAAAAGCACGGGAGTTCTAGAAAATATAGACGGGGCTCCCCCTGAGTGTGAGCACTATTTAGagtttgcttttggaatgcaaagtGCTCACACTAGGATCAATACTCCCCCTAGATTTTATAGACCAACCAGTGACAGCAAACACAATACCATACATAAAGCAGTAGAGATAAGGATAAGGGCACCAACAACACGCAAACTCTACTGATAGACGAGTGCATAGATAAATAGATAAGGGACACATGTCTTACACCATGCACAAGGTCACAACACAGGATAAGTTCACAAGACACTAGAAAGAGCAACTGCAAATGAACTCACAAGACCAACTGCAAATAAACCCCCCATGCAACTCCCATGACCTAAGAGCATCACTAGTAGTACCCTCAAACCCTCAAACCCTCAAACCAGTTTAAGGGTTGAGAATTGGCATTTTTTGGCACTTTTAAGGGTTGAAAATAGGGGAAAAGACTAGAACCCTCAAACCCAACCCTTATAACGGAATATTCTGTTATAAGGGTTGAGTTTGAGGATTCTAGTCTTTGTCGCAACCCCAACCCTTAAAACTGTCATTTGACATATCACAATTTTCATCATCTCAATAACGGTTTGAAGAAAACAATAATCATTCTAGTTATTATTACAACACCGAATAGTACCTTCAAGCACATGATAATCATTCAAGTTATTCGAATCAAATAGGACATAGAAAAGTAAAACAAAGGTAGATCATGGGCCTTGGCGCCGCCCATCCAACTGCCACAGGTGCTCTACTAGATCATCCCGGAGCTGACCATGAGTGTTTGCATCCTCAGTCTCACGATGTGCTTCAAGAAAAGCTTGTACGCGACAACAGTTTCTTTCCGGTTGCACACGGGTACCAACATTGTCATAGAAACAAGGCAGGTTTAACCCTCTCTCATCCTCGAGGATCATGTTGTGTAGAATCACACAACATTTCATGATGTTCTCCAAGGTTTTTTTGTCCCAAAAACGAGCTGGACCCCGAACTATGGCAAACCTTGCTTGCAAAACACCGAAAGCTCTCTCAATATCCTTGCGGGCTGCCTCTTGTGCCTTGGTGAAATGAGCCTATTTACTGGTTAAGGGCACCCCGTTTTTCTCCTTGATGGACTTCACAAGAGTTGCCCACTCGGGATAAATTCCATCGGTGAGATAGTATCACATTGAGTACTCATTGTCCATGATTTTGTAGTTGCAAGTTGGAGCTTCCCCAAAAACTAATCTTGCAAACAAAGGAGATCTATTGATCACATTGATATCATTGAGTGTTCCCGGCAAACCAAAAAATGCATGCCAGATCCATGTGTCCTCCGATGCCACGACCTCAAGCACAATGGTAGCATCACAACTTTTACCGCAATACATTCCTTGCCATGCTTTTGGGCAATTTTTCCATGTCCAATGCATGCAATCTATACTACCAAGCATCCCCGACTATCCCCTTTTTTCATTCATCTCCATCAATCTCTTTGTATCTTCCTCGTTGGGTGCCCAAAGATACTCATCACCATACAACCGATGACCAATTTTGCAAACCTACGAACGGACGCCGTGGTTGTATCTTGTCCAATGCGAAGATACTCGTTGGTATAGTCCGCGGGTATGCCATAGGCGATCACCCGCATTGTAGCTGATATCTTTTGGTACCCACTAAACCCCATGATACCGGCAGCGGATCTATGACGTTTGAAGTAATCTGAGGCGGCCTCACAATCGGTGACAATCTTCACAAACAAACTACGGCGCATTCGGTACCTTCTCCAGAAGAGGCGAGGTGGGTATGTCGGTACCTCCGCGAAGTAGTCTTGCATCAATTGCTCGTGTCTGAGACCACCGTTCTGGTAGATGGTGACTCGCCCCATCTTCGACCCTCTCCTCTGATCCATCAGCTTCGCGCGGTCTTCAAACTCTTGCACGTCGAGGAGGAGGCCCGTCATCTCGACGTCATCGTCTTGAAGCAACTCCTCAATGTCCGAATCGTCCGATGACGACCAACCAGAATCATCGGACAAGGACTCCGTGTCGTCGGTGTTCACCTCCATCTACACAATACGACAAACAATAAATTGTGAGTGCCAACAATGAAtcaaaaaggaaaaaatgaaacaaaaagaaagaaaaggaggCATACCTGCGGGGAGCTCGGGGCGGCGCGGCTGCCTCTGGCCCGCCTCGCCTCTAGCGCGGCAGCGAGGAGAGCTCGAGGAGGCCTGGGGCCGGCTTGCCTCTGGCTGCGGGAGGCGGCTGGGGGGCGGGAGGCCGCTGTCGATGGTGGGCGGGGCACGGCAGGCGGGCCTGgtgcgggaggcggcgggcggccaGGGGACGGGGCGCGGCGGCTGGGGGAGGTcgaggaggtggaggagaggtTGAGGAGGCCGGACGGCGGCCGGACGGCGAGGAGAAAgctcggggcggcgacggcgttcGCGCGGGACGGGTGGGTGCTGCGCGGGGCGGGAGGCGGCGGGGAATGGCGGATCTGGCGGCGGGGAGTGTGAGGCGGCGGGGAACGGCGGATCCGGCGGGGAATGGCGGATCTGGCGGCGGGGAGTGTGAGGCGGCGGGGAACGGCTTGGGAGGGAGGAGGCGGGAGGTCGGGGACGGGATTTTTCCCTCCCGCGCGACGTGGGAAGAGGAGTGCGGGTTGGGGTCGAGTGCCCCTCTCCAACCCTCACTTCTACAGGTTGGAATTGGGTTTGAGGGTTAGACCCTTACTTTTTTTAGGGTTTGAGGGTTTAGGGGTTCTAGTCTTTGCATTTTTTTGTTCCAACCCGGAAAAAGCTCTTATTTCTGAGGGTTTGAGGGTTTAGGGGTACTACTAGACATGCTCTAATGgagctctctccccctttggcatcaagACACCAAAAAGGAAAAGAGCGAAGCTAGCGCCCCGGGGCTCATTAGATCTCCTCGCCAGTTGCCGCAGAGCTGTTAGAAGCATCATCATCAGCATCGTCAGGCTCCTGAGCCTCCTCACACTCCTCAGACTCCTCAGACCCCGCAGTAGCCGCCTTAGGACCACGGACAAA is drawn from Aegilops tauschii subsp. strangulata cultivar AL8/78 chromosome 1, Aet v6.0, whole genome shotgun sequence and contains these coding sequences:
- the LOC141034103 gene encoding uncharacterized protein, whose protein sequence is MEVNTDDTESLSDDSGWSSSDDSDIEELLQDDDVEMTGLLLDVQEFEDRAKLMDQRRGSKMGRVTIYQNGGLRHEQLMQDYFAEVPTYPPRLFWRRYRMRRSLFVKIVTDCEAASDYFKRHRSAAGIMGFSGYQKISATMRVIAYGIPADYTNEYLRIGQDTTTASVRRFAKLVIGCMVMSIFGHPTRKIQRD